A portion of the Parcubacteria group bacterium genome contains these proteins:
- a CDS encoding class I SAM-dependent methyltransferase, whose protein sequence is MEENKKLTIEEVRNYWGKKNIPQQWYSRKEPFTLAWFNELSFKRYDRYYPHIKKWAEFEYHPGEQVLEIGIGIGTDLIEYAKGGAIVSGVDLGQDQVMLTKLNLDLRKLPYKEIKEGNAEQLPFPDNTFDVVLSIGVVHHTPNTQKAIDEIYRVLKPDGQAMILVYARGWKHYIKRCLIHGLLLGKWWKHGFDWKKVYSEVSEVHGSAPKTDVYTRGQVKKFFRKFGDVEVKKKRLGEFFEYKPYNTLKLPDFVKNILFLLNAEGILGENWMVRALKRPFPKEAKLWEVWFKHY, encoded by the coding sequence ATGGAGGAGAATAAAAAACTGACTATTGAAGAGGTGAGAAATTATTGGGGGAAGAAAAACATCCCCCAGCAATGGTACTCCCGAAAAGAGCCCTTTACACTGGCGTGGTTTAACGAGCTCTCTTTCAAGCGGTATGACCGCTACTATCCGCACATTAAAAAATGGGCGGAGTTTGAGTATCATCCTGGCGAGCAAGTGCTTGAGATCGGCATTGGCATCGGGACGGACCTCATCGAGTATGCGAAGGGCGGGGCCATTGTCTCCGGAGTTGATTTGGGTCAAGACCAAGTGATGTTGACGAAACTCAACCTCGACTTGCGAAAACTTCCCTACAAAGAGATTAAAGAGGGGAACGCAGAACAGCTGCCGTTCCCTGACAATACATTTGACGTAGTGCTATCTATTGGTGTCGTCCACCACACGCCTAATACACAAAAAGCCATTGATGAAATATATCGTGTGTTAAAGCCAGATGGACAAGCCATGATCTTGGTCTATGCGCGCGGATGGAAACACTACATTAAACGATGCCTCATTCATGGGCTTTTGCTTGGTAAGTGGTGGAAGCATGGTTTTGATTGGAAAAAGGTCTATAGCGAGGTCTCGGAAGTCCATGGGAGTGCACCAAAAACCGACGTTTACACCAGGGGGCAAGTGAAAAAATTCTTTAGGAAGTTCGGAGATGTTGAGGTTAAGAAAAAACGACTAGGAGAATTCTTTGAGTATAAACCCTACAACACACTGAAGCTTCCTGACTTTGTTAAAAACATCCTTTTTTTGCTCAATGCCGAGGGGATCTTGGGTGAGAACTGGATGGTTCGCGCACTGAAGCGGCCTTTTCCCAAAGAAGCTAAGCTTTGGGAGGTATGGTTCAAACATTATTAA
- a CDS encoding DUF4147 domain-containing protein encodes MKAVICAAGEGKRMRPLTLKYPKALLPVGEKTIIEYMLDNLSACGITEVVIVVGHCREAVQEKVGVRYKNCSITYVLNSEYESTNNIYSLWLARDHITDGMIFFNGDIIFHPGILEGILSNDFENSFVADPSPKLEDDAMKVVLENGSMRKIGKHLKSDASAWAIGIYKLSQEASGVYFKEAEKLFEAGNRNISFVVPLQAMVGRFALRKHKVLPHYAWAEVDTPDDYEKAKACIGTILSGAESEAKNIIFKNYEELATSPLRKKLLSLAHEGIQSALPKSFMREAVRVTPESLFVQEKEFPIKGKRIFVIGAGKASAAMAVELERIIGKERITAGVVISNDTIHIPEKIEIHEGDHPLPTERSVAGSEKVLALKQRFNIQGDDLVIALVSGGGSSLMSYPAEGISLEDKQKTIQALITSGENVHGITIIKKKISRIKGGKLAQHFYPTPIISLVLSDVVGNNLDVIASGPLAEDSSTYADALRIIDKRNMREKIPETVLAYLERNKDIDSKDDEFSHVRHHILADNDRVLQKIKERAQGEGLDVVVRSHVQGEAREVAYELCNLVHEHEIKRPTLFLFGGETTVTLDYPHKKGGRNQEFVLACLQHLQSQPFEGEWCVASVGTDGIDFIPESAGGIIDAHSLRLLEEKGLDPAISSFLESHKANRLLSQINSNIHVGHPTGTNVCDIMMFLVLPQLRGELSESK; translated from the coding sequence ATGAAAGCCGTCATTTGTGCCGCCGGAGAGGGGAAGCGAATGCGCCCCTTGACCCTAAAATATCCCAAGGCACTCCTACCAGTTGGGGAAAAGACAATAATCGAGTATATGCTCGACAATCTTTCTGCGTGCGGCATAACAGAGGTCGTTATCGTAGTTGGTCATTGTAGAGAAGCGGTCCAGGAAAAAGTCGGTGTCCGATACAAAAACTGTTCTATAACATATGTTTTGAACTCGGAGTACGAATCAACAAACAATATCTATTCCTTATGGCTTGCTCGAGATCACATTACGGACGGAATGATTTTTTTTAACGGGGACATCATCTTTCATCCAGGAATTTTGGAGGGCATTCTTTCGAATGATTTTGAGAACAGCTTTGTCGCTGATCCGTCTCCAAAATTGGAAGATGACGCCATGAAGGTTGTCTTGGAAAATGGGAGCATGCGGAAGATCGGCAAACACTTGAAGTCCGATGCGAGCGCGTGGGCGATCGGCATATACAAACTTTCACAGGAAGCGAGTGGGGTGTACTTCAAAGAGGCGGAAAAACTTTTTGAAGCAGGCAACAGAAACATATCCTTTGTTGTTCCGCTTCAAGCGATGGTCGGCAGATTTGCACTTCGAAAGCACAAGGTCTTGCCCCACTATGCATGGGCAGAAGTTGATACCCCGGATGATTACGAGAAGGCGAAGGCGTGCATTGGCACCATTCTTTCTGGCGCGGAAAGCGAAGCAAAAAACATCATTTTTAAAAATTACGAGGAGCTTGCCACTTCGCCGCTTCGAAAGAAGTTGCTTTCGTTAGCGCATGAGGGGATTCAGTCCGCGCTTCCGAAGAGTTTCATGCGTGAGGCGGTAAGGGTTACGCCCGAGAGTCTTTTTGTGCAAGAGAAAGAATTTCCCATCAAGGGAAAACGTATTTTTGTTATCGGTGCCGGCAAGGCTTCTGCCGCAATGGCAGTAGAGCTTGAGCGGATTATCGGTAAAGAAAGAATAACAGCAGGCGTCGTCATCTCAAATGACACAATCCATATTCCAGAAAAGATCGAGATCCACGAAGGGGATCACCCTCTTCCAACAGAGAGGAGTGTTGCCGGGTCTGAAAAAGTTCTCGCACTCAAGCAGAGGTTCAACATACAAGGAGACGATCTTGTCATAGCGTTGGTTTCAGGGGGCGGCTCATCGCTCATGTCATATCCTGCGGAAGGCATTTCACTTGAAGATAAACAGAAGACGATACAAGCACTTATCACAAGCGGGGAAAACGTCCATGGCATCACGATTATAAAAAAGAAAATCTCACGGATTAAAGGCGGGAAGCTTGCCCAACACTTTTACCCAACACCGATAATTTCTCTCGTTCTCTCTGATGTCGTTGGTAACAATCTCGACGTCATCGCCTCGGGCCCTCTCGCGGAAGATTCTTCCACGTATGCCGATGCGTTGCGGATTATCGACAAACGCAACATGAGGGAGAAAATTCCGGAAACCGTCCTCGCATATCTTGAGAGAAACAAAGACATCGATTCAAAGGACGATGAGTTTTCTCATGTGCGCCACCACATTCTTGCAGACAACGACCGAGTACTCCAGAAGATCAAAGAGCGCGCACAAGGCGAAGGTTTAGACGTAGTTGTGAGGTCTCACGTGCAAGGGGAGGCGCGGGAAGTTGCTTATGAGCTGTGCAATCTTGTCCATGAGCACGAAATTAAGCGTCCAACCCTTTTTCTCTTTGGTGGAGAGACAACCGTAACGCTTGATTATCCGCACAAGAAGGGAGGAAGGAATCAGGAATTTGTTCTTGCATGTTTGCAGCATCTCCAGTCTCAGCCATTTGAAGGAGAGTGGTGCGTTGCTTCTGTCGGTACAGATGGTATTGATTTTATTCCCGAATCCGCGGGCGGCATCATTGATGCGCATTCACTGCGTCTTCTAGAAGAAAAAGGACTCGATCCGGCAATATCCTCTTTTTTGGAGTCACACAAAGCAAATCGTCTTCTTTCCCAGATCAACTCGAATATCCATGTCGGCCACCCTACGGGGACAAATGTCTGTGATATAATGATGTTTTTAGTGCTTCCGCAGCTTCGTGGAGAGCTATCGGAAAGTAAGTAA
- a CDS encoding aminotransferase class I/II-fold pyridoxal phosphate-dependent enzyme, which yields MRNFEKKQPPMHLSRIASRIPDFHVLRIDRLANDLVLKGKDVIKLNLGKSEVPMQEVVADEVAKSIYDKEKREIVDAQGLLSLRQAIVEEYERTHAVSIRPDQVFINNGTSPFFLMLYQLLLDPGDEVLLPLPYYPPYFANTVIARVTPVFYSVTSDGRVDLEEFERRFTPGKTRLVVLNSPGNPLGNVVRREEMERILEIVDGQAVVVSDEIYDGFVYGDDFCPILRVARGNKDCVVVLNGFSKIHHMYTRRLGYAIVPQELVEPMLRFQRHNIVCVDPVTQFAGLVSLQNRKQLLEKEIRKEIASYRERLALAKTILEGTPLKVLDPSGSFYMPIDVSACLGGRFKDSLTLAEALLSESLVAVTPGEDFGRNDLFRVGLTNERTIEGIERMRDFAKKECS from the coding sequence ATGAGAAATTTTGAAAAGAAACAGCCCCCTATGCACCTTTCTCGCATAGCGTCACGCATTCCCGATTTCCACGTACTGCGCATTGACCGATTGGCAAACGACCTCGTCCTCAAAGGTAAAGACGTCATCAAACTCAACTTGGGCAAGTCCGAAGTACCCATGCAGGAAGTTGTTGCTGATGAAGTGGCCAAGAGTATCTATGACAAGGAAAAGCGCGAGATCGTTGACGCGCAAGGACTCCTATCGCTTCGCCAGGCAATCGTCGAGGAGTATGAGAGAACGCATGCCGTCTCAATACGTCCAGACCAAGTCTTTATCAACAACGGAACAAGTCCCTTCTTCCTGATGCTCTATCAGCTGCTGCTTGATCCAGGTGACGAAGTGCTTCTACCTCTCCCGTATTATCCACCATACTTTGCGAACACTGTTATTGCTCGAGTGACCCCCGTTTTCTATTCCGTTACAAGCGACGGAAGAGTTGACCTCGAAGAATTCGAAAGGCGCTTTACCCCAGGGAAAACAAGACTCGTCGTTCTCAACTCGCCGGGGAATCCTCTCGGCAATGTTGTCCGCCGCGAGGAAATGGAGCGCATACTCGAGATTGTGGACGGGCAAGCAGTAGTCGTTTCCGACGAAATATACGACGGGTTTGTATATGGCGATGATTTTTGTCCCATACTTCGCGTGGCTCGGGGAAATAAAGATTGTGTCGTGGTGTTGAACGGCTTTTCAAAGATCCACCACATGTACACCCGGCGTCTAGGCTATGCCATTGTGCCCCAGGAGCTTGTCGAACCGATGCTTCGGTTTCAGCGGCACAATATCGTCTGTGTCGACCCAGTGACACAGTTTGCGGGTCTTGTTTCTCTCCAAAACAGGAAGCAGCTTCTTGAGAAAGAGATACGCAAAGAGATTGCTTCCTACAGAGAGCGATTGGCCCTCGCGAAGACAATACTAGAAGGTACACCGCTCAAGGTTCTGGATCCTTCGGGAAGCTTTTACATGCCCATTGATGTGTCCGCGTGTCTCGGGGGGAGATTTAAAGACTCTCTCACGCTTGCTGAAGCGTTGCTCAGCGAGTCGCTTGTCGCGGTGACCCCTGGTGAGGATTTCGGACGAAATGACCTTTTCCGGGTTGGCCTTACAAATGAGCGCACTATAGAAGGGATAGAGCGAATGCGCGATTTTGCGAAAAAGGAATGTTCATAA